From one Phaeobacter sp. G2 genomic stretch:
- a CDS encoding MBL fold metallo-hydrolase, whose protein sequence is MTNNPGEMTYHGTNTYIVDTSEGRFIIDSGRVEDSLHLDAIIDSLGPNPAGILVTHHHSDHFGAAPILRERTGLPVYVSQAFPDDAFQPDAFLEDGEVIAGLTVLHTPGHVSDHLCFARPDRVLFTGDHIMSWNSSIVSPPDGNMHDYCAHLKRLIERDDKICLPGHGPVLPHPQPYAKKLLANRMRREAEILEHLADTPDTVKNTAALFTRNPIRILRWPPNEMLRHILKSFSQNREWHRMEIS, encoded by the coding sequence GTGACCAACAATCCCGGAGAGATGACCTATCATGGTACGAATACCTATATCGTCGATACATCCGAGGGCCGGTTCATTATCGACTCCGGTCGGGTGGAAGACAGCCTTCATCTCGACGCGATTATCGACAGTTTGGGACCCAATCCAGCCGGTATTCTCGTCACTCATCACCATTCTGATCACTTCGGCGCAGCCCCGATATTGCGCGAGCGAACCGGTCTGCCCGTTTATGTGTCGCAGGCATTTCCGGACGACGCCTTTCAACCTGACGCGTTCCTAGAGGACGGCGAGGTAATCGCTGGTCTTACCGTCCTGCACACACCGGGCCATGTCAGCGATCACCTTTGCTTTGCGCGACCGGACAGGGTTTTGTTTACAGGCGATCATATCATGAGTTGGAACAGCTCAATCGTGAGCCCGCCCGACGGCAACATGCATGATTACTGTGCTCACCTTAAGCGTCTGATAGAACGTGATGACAAGATTTGCCTGCCGGGACACGGTCCGGTTCTCCCGCATCCGCAACCCTATGCAAAAAAGCTGCTCGCCAACCGGATGCGTCGGGAAGCGGAGATCCTTGAACACCTGGCGGACACCCCTGATACAGTCAAAAACACTGCCGCTTTGTTTACAAGAAATCCGATCCGCATATTGCGATGGCCGCCGAACGAAATGTTGCGGCACATCTTGAAAAGCTTCTCTCAGAATCGCGAGTGGCACAGGATGGAAATATCTTGA
- a CDS encoding helix-turn-helix domain-containing protein: MVHTELNLRERRTIEDMLNAKIPVREIAAQIGRHVSTIHRDIKRNGYADEDLPELNGYYGVVAQRAAVQRRARRRKLVRLVGLRKAVIKQLKGNHLIDTVCLTAGF, translated from the coding sequence ATGGTCCATACAGAGCTAAACCTGCGTGAACGGCGCACGATTGAAGATATGTTGAATGCTAAGATACCTGTACGAGAGATAGCAGCGCAGATCGGCAGGCATGTTTCGACGATTCATCGTGACATCAAGCGCAACGGCTATGCCGACGAAGACCTGCCGGAATTGAACGGATACTATGGTGTTGTTGCTCAACGCGCTGCGGTTCAAAGGCGTGCGCGCCGTCGCAAATTGGTGCGCCTTGTCGGCCTGCGAAAGGCTGTGATCAAACAGCTCAAAGGTAACCACCTGATTGACACCGTCTGCCTGACGGCGGGGTTCTGA
- a CDS encoding transposase: MLGEVLGVERRRRWSEDEKLEILSEVGVGGASVTQIAQRHEITRSQIYGWRRDMKKKGLWSRDRGAVFLPVDFSGAQAPGSASAPSRSGPVELRLSNGRCLRFDSGMDGEVLTRLIRAVEAA; encoded by the coding sequence ATGCTGGGCGAGGTTCTGGGCGTTGAGCGGCGCCGGCGGTGGAGCGAAGACGAGAAGCTCGAGATCCTGTCGGAGGTCGGCGTCGGCGGTGCGTCGGTGACGCAGATCGCGCAGCGCCACGAGATCACGCGCTCCCAGATCTACGGCTGGCGGCGCGATATGAAGAAGAAGGGCCTATGGTCGCGGGATCGCGGGGCCGTTTTCTTGCCGGTGGATTTCAGCGGGGCTCAGGCGCCGGGAAGCGCATCCGCGCCGTCACGGTCTGGCCCTGTCGAACTGCGGCTGAGCAACGGCCGCTGCCTGAGGTTCGACAGCGGCATGGATGGAGAGGTGCTGACCCGATTGATCCGGGCGGTGGAAGCGGCATGA
- a CDS encoding ISNCY family transposase, with translation MGWVMMSERELNRVEVLAQVDDCRLSVDNAANMLALTRRQIFRLLKLYRQDGAAAIRHKARGKPPNNRIHKAKRDYALSLIKENYPDFGPTLAAEMLAEHHGFKVSRETVRKWMQEDGLWLSRKQRRTFHQPRLRRECFGELIQIDGSDHRWFEDRGGPCTLLVFIDDATSTLMDLRFVKSESTFSYFEALESYLHTHGRPVAFYSGKHTVFRVAKEDAKGGARITQFGRALSELNIEILCANSSQAKGRVERANRTLQDRLVKELRLAGVSNMEAGNAFREGFKARFNAKFAKAPAKPDNLHRALNVEPDRLAEVLCWRENRYVGKQLTFSYDRKRIMLEESEITRGLVGKYVDTYAFVDGRFEVRWKGRSLPYKIFDMDQRVTHAAITSNKRLSAVLEHIKEMQEAAPPKPKVRTNSEKMGYKPNGRRPGRPSGSRAKKKIVHVAE, from the coding sequence ATGGGATGGGTGATGATGAGCGAGCGCGAGTTGAACCGCGTTGAGGTTTTGGCACAGGTCGATGACTGTCGGTTGAGCGTCGACAATGCGGCGAACATGCTGGCACTGACGCGTCGGCAGATCTTCCGGCTGTTGAAGCTGTATCGTCAGGATGGCGCGGCGGCGATCCGTCACAAGGCACGTGGCAAACCCCCGAACAATCGCATCCACAAAGCCAAACGGGATTACGCGCTGTCGCTGATCAAAGAGAACTATCCCGACTTTGGGCCGACCCTGGCAGCGGAGATGCTGGCCGAGCATCATGGGTTCAAGGTGTCGCGCGAGACGGTTCGCAAGTGGATGCAGGAAGACGGTCTTTGGCTTTCGCGCAAACAGCGTCGTACATTTCATCAGCCGAGATTGCGCAGAGAATGCTTTGGCGAGCTCATACAAATTGACGGCTCCGATCACCGCTGGTTCGAGGATCGGGGCGGTCCCTGCACCCTGCTCGTGTTCATCGACGATGCCACCAGCACGTTGATGGACCTGCGGTTTGTCAAATCCGAGAGCACCTTCAGTTACTTCGAAGCGCTTGAGAGCTACCTGCATACCCATGGGAGGCCGGTTGCATTTTACAGTGGCAAGCACACGGTGTTTCGCGTGGCCAAGGAAGACGCCAAGGGCGGCGCGCGGATCACCCAGTTCGGGCGCGCTTTGAGTGAGCTGAACATTGAGATTTTGTGCGCCAACTCAAGCCAGGCGAAGGGCCGCGTGGAACGCGCCAACCGCACGCTTCAGGACCGGCTTGTCAAAGAGCTGAGACTGGCAGGTGTTTCGAATATGGAGGCCGGAAACGCCTTTCGGGAAGGCTTCAAGGCCCGCTTCAACGCCAAGTTTGCCAAGGCCCCGGCCAAACCGGACAACCTGCACCGGGCGCTGAATGTGGAACCGGATCGTTTGGCGGAAGTGCTGTGCTGGCGTGAGAACCGATACGTCGGAAAGCAGCTTACATTTTCCTATGACCGCAAGCGGATCATGCTCGAGGAAAGCGAGATCACACGCGGCCTGGTCGGCAAGTATGTAGACACCTACGCCTTCGTGGATGGCCGGTTTGAGGTGCGCTGGAAAGGCCGTTCCCTGCCCTACAAAATCTTCGACATGGATCAGCGCGTGACCCATGCGGCTATCACCAGCAACAAACGCCTGAGCGCTGTCCTCGAACACATCAAAGAGATGCAGGAGGCCGCCCCACCCAAGCCCAAGGTGCGGACCAATTCAGAGAAGATGGGTTATAAACCGAATGGCCGGAGACCAGGTCGACCGTCAGGGTCGCGGGCCAAGAAGAAGATTGTGCACGTGGCTGAATAG
- a CDS encoding IS110 family transposase has protein sequence MMPNKTDRHDARGLAQIVRTGWFKAVQIKSHDAYVNRAMLTAREALVGMRVRLENEIRGLLRTFGVMFGKRVGGFKRRAEEILDKELSVAPELVPVFAALMQARRDIIAQIAALDSRIRAVAKTHETVRLLMTAPGVGAITAMAVVAAFDDASRFRKSSSVGAYLGLTPRRYESGEISRNGCVSKWGDTFTRKCLYEAANAIFCRAIGGHRLRDWAKAIAGRTGPRKAKVALARKLAVILHVMWTTNTPYQEAIPS, from the coding sequence ATGATGCCGAACAAGACGGACCGGCATGATGCCCGAGGGCTTGCCCAGATTGTACGAACGGGCTGGTTCAAGGCCGTGCAGATCAAGAGCCACGATGCCTATGTCAACCGGGCCATGTTAACGGCGCGCGAAGCGCTCGTCGGCATGCGCGTTCGGCTGGAGAACGAGATTCGCGGGCTCCTGAGGACGTTCGGCGTGATGTTCGGCAAACGGGTGGGCGGGTTCAAGCGTCGCGCCGAGGAAATTCTCGACAAGGAATTGTCGGTCGCGCCCGAACTCGTTCCTGTCTTCGCGGCCCTCATGCAGGCAAGGCGAGACATCATTGCCCAGATCGCGGCTTTGGACAGCCGCATCCGGGCCGTTGCCAAGACCCACGAGACCGTTCGTCTCTTGATGACGGCTCCGGGTGTCGGGGCCATCACGGCAATGGCGGTGGTCGCGGCCTTCGATGATGCCTCACGCTTCCGAAAATCCTCTAGCGTAGGGGCCTATCTGGGACTGACACCGAGGCGATACGAATCCGGTGAAATCAGCCGGAACGGCTGCGTTTCGAAGTGGGGAGACACATTTACGCGAAAATGCCTGTACGAGGCAGCAAACGCGATCTTCTGCCGTGCCATAGGAGGCCACCGTCTCCGTGACTGGGCCAAGGCGATTGCCGGGAGAACTGGCCCGCGGAAAGCCAAGGTGGCGCTCGCGAGGAAGCTCGCAGTCATCCTGCATGTCATGTGGACCACCAACACGCCCTACCAGGAGGCAATACCCTCGTGA
- a CDS encoding IS256 family transposase, whose product MTKTNMDMSELLAKHDQGDFLRTIAEAVLQLIMEADVDGPIGAGRHERSGERTTWRNGYRERALDTRLGTLNLRVPKLRQGSYFPGFLEARKTSEQALVAVIQEAWIGGVSTRRVDELVQAMGLSGISKSTVSKLCKDIDERVGELLNRPLAGDWPYVWLDATYLKVRQGGRIVPVAAIISVAANTEGRREIIGLGIGPSEAETFWTEFLRSLKARGLGGVRLVISDAHTGLRTAISRVFEATWQRYRVHWMRNALAHVSKGQHTVVAAVIRQAFDQPDRTHAGEIWHKVAEQLRTRWPKLADLMDASEHDVLAYMSFPRQHRTKLHSTNPIERLNKEVKRRADVVGIFPNEASIMRLIGAVLFEANDDWQTSSRYMMVEAFAQIDKEEMDPILSITTKAA is encoded by the coding sequence ATGACCAAGACCAACATGGACATGTCCGAGCTTCTGGCCAAGCATGACCAGGGCGATTTCCTTCGCACCATCGCCGAGGCGGTGCTGCAACTGATCATGGAGGCCGATGTTGACGGCCCGATCGGCGCAGGGCGACACGAACGCAGCGGTGAACGCACGACATGGAGAAACGGGTATCGAGAGCGCGCGCTCGATACCCGTTTGGGCACACTGAACTTGCGGGTGCCGAAGCTGCGGCAGGGCAGCTATTTCCCGGGCTTCCTCGAGGCCCGCAAGACCTCGGAGCAAGCGCTGGTGGCCGTCATCCAAGAGGCGTGGATCGGGGGCGTCTCGACCCGCCGCGTGGACGAGCTGGTGCAGGCCATGGGCCTCTCCGGCATCTCGAAGAGCACGGTGTCGAAGCTCTGCAAGGACATCGACGAGCGCGTTGGCGAGTTACTGAACCGGCCGCTCGCCGGCGACTGGCCCTACGTCTGGCTCGACGCGACTTACCTGAAGGTCCGCCAAGGCGGGCGCATCGTGCCGGTCGCGGCCATAATCTCCGTCGCCGCGAACACTGAAGGCCGCCGCGAGATCATCGGCCTGGGTATCGGTCCCTCTGAGGCCGAGACCTTCTGGACCGAGTTCCTGAGGTCCCTGAAGGCCCGGGGCCTCGGCGGAGTCAGGCTGGTGATCAGCGATGCGCACACTGGCTTGAGGACTGCGATCTCGCGGGTGTTCGAAGCCACCTGGCAGAGGTACCGCGTTCACTGGATGCGCAATGCTCTCGCCCATGTGTCGAAGGGTCAGCATACCGTCGTCGCCGCCGTGATCCGCCAGGCATTCGATCAACCCGACCGCACCCATGCTGGCGAGATCTGGCACAAGGTCGCGGAACAGCTGCGCACCCGCTGGCCCAAGCTCGCCGACCTCATGGACGCCAGCGAGCATGACGTGCTCGCCTACATGTCCTTCCCCCGGCAGCATCGGACGAAGCTTCACAGCACGAACCCGATCGAGCGCCTGAACAAGGAAGTGAAGCGCCGTGCCGATGTCGTCGGGATCTTTCCGAACGAGGCCTCCATCATGCGCCTGATCGGAGCCGTCCTGTTCGAAGCCAACGACGACTGGCAGACCTCGAGCCGCTACATGATGGTCGAGGCTTTCGCCCAAATCGACAAGGAGGAGATGGACCCCATTCTCAGCATAACCACGAAAGCCGCCTGA
- a CDS encoding crotonase/enoyl-CoA hydratase family protein, with amino-acid sequence MNNTYNTILVETDARGVATLTLNRPDKHNALNGELIAELYDAAEKLAADDDVRIVVLTGAGKSFCAGGDFNWFSSNIEKSRAERVDQSATLARLLRRLDTLPKPLIGRINGPAYGGGVGMISVCDYTIGAEGARFGLTEVKLGLLPANISPYVVARIGKVHSRETMLSGALFDTARAERIGLLTEVVASGDLDATVNRVVHDHLQAAPGAVADTKALIAYVASHDLETNMIYTADRLADAWETEEGIEGINSFINKGVPSWRVK; translated from the coding sequence TTGAACAATACCTACAACACGATCCTTGTCGAAACTGATGCGCGCGGCGTCGCCACGCTGACGCTCAACCGCCCCGACAAACACAATGCGCTGAATGGCGAATTGATCGCAGAGCTATACGATGCCGCCGAAAAGCTGGCTGCAGATGACGATGTGCGTATTGTGGTCCTGACCGGCGCGGGCAAGAGCTTCTGCGCGGGCGGCGATTTCAACTGGTTCTCGTCAAACATCGAAAAGTCCCGTGCCGAACGGGTAGACCAGAGCGCCACGCTGGCGCGGTTGTTGCGCCGTCTCGACACGCTGCCCAAACCCTTGATCGGGCGGATCAACGGCCCGGCCTACGGTGGCGGTGTCGGCATGATTTCCGTCTGCGACTACACCATCGGCGCCGAAGGCGCGCGCTTCGGTCTGACCGAGGTCAAGCTGGGCCTTCTGCCCGCGAATATATCGCCTTATGTGGTGGCCCGCATCGGCAAGGTGCATTCGCGTGAGACCATGCTGTCGGGGGCGTTGTTCGACACCGCCCGCGCCGAGCGGATCGGTCTGTTGACCGAAGTTGTCGCGTCGGGCGACTTGGACGCCACGGTGAACCGGGTGGTGCATGATCACCTTCAGGCCGCGCCGGGTGCCGTGGCCGATACCAAGGCGCTGATCGCCTATGTCGCGTCCCACGATCTGGAGACCAACATGATCTACACCGCCGACCGGCTGGCCGATGCGTGGGAGACGGAGGAAGGTATCGAAGGCATCAACAGCTTCATCAACAAGGGCGTTCCGTCATGGCGGGTGAAATGA
- a CDS encoding acyl-CoA dehydrogenase family protein — protein sequence MTKQDNITAASGLFNEDLQMIRNQLRRFIETEVTAKAEPWEEEGKVPRDVLRRMGDLGVLGMRYDEQYGGAGLDVMSSVVLAEEVGRSTFGGFSATVLVHTDMASPHLENAGTPEQKARWMPSIVSGEMITAVAVTEPGAGSDVAGMRSRAVRDGSDWVLNGTKMFITNGVHGDLYIVGAKTDPDAKGSRGITIFAVEKGTPGFSVGRALNKTGWLCSDTAELIFEDVRIPAENVLGEVNRGFYSVMKNFQNERIVLGAMACAEAQTALDMTVDYVKQRRAFGGVLWDKQAVRQRLADCQTRIAAGRQLVYHAAGLDAAGGDCVKEVSMVKAYCGELVNSVLYDCVQFHGGMGYMRETPVERMSRDARVQAIGGGASEVMLEEVAKRM from the coding sequence ATGACCAAACAAGACAACATCACCGCGGCCTCCGGCCTGTTCAACGAAGACCTCCAGATGATCCGCAACCAGCTGCGCCGGTTCATCGAAACCGAGGTGACCGCCAAGGCCGAGCCCTGGGAAGAGGAGGGCAAGGTACCCCGCGACGTGCTGCGCCGGATGGGTGATCTCGGCGTGCTGGGGATGCGCTATGACGAACAGTATGGCGGCGCGGGGCTGGACGTGATGTCCAGCGTGGTTTTGGCCGAAGAGGTCGGGCGATCCACTTTCGGCGGGTTCTCGGCCACGGTTCTGGTCCACACCGACATGGCCTCGCCGCATCTGGAAAACGCCGGCACGCCCGAACAGAAGGCGCGCTGGATGCCGTCGATCGTCTCGGGCGAAATGATCACCGCCGTTGCTGTGACCGAACCGGGCGCGGGCTCGGACGTGGCGGGCATGCGCTCCCGCGCGGTGCGGGACGGGTCGGATTGGGTGCTGAACGGCACCAAGATGTTCATCACCAACGGCGTGCATGGCGATCTCTACATTGTCGGTGCCAAGACCGATCCCGATGCCAAGGGGTCGCGCGGGATCACCATATTTGCGGTCGAAAAAGGCACGCCGGGCTTTTCGGTCGGACGGGCGTTGAACAAGACCGGCTGGCTGTGCTCGGACACTGCCGAACTGATCTTCGAAGATGTCCGCATCCCGGCCGAAAACGTCTTGGGCGAGGTCAACCGCGGTTTCTATTCGGTAATGAAGAACTTCCAGAACGAACGCATTGTGCTGGGTGCGATGGCCTGTGCCGAAGCGCAAACCGCGCTGGACATGACCGTGGATTATGTCAAGCAGCGCAGGGCCTTTGGCGGCGTTCTGTGGGACAAGCAGGCCGTGCGCCAACGGCTGGCCGACTGTCAGACGCGGATCGCTGCAGGACGTCAGCTGGTCTATCACGCCGCCGGTCTGGATGCCGCGGGCGGTGACTGCGTTAAAGAGGTCTCGATGGTCAAAGCCTATTGCGGCGAACTGGTGAACAGCGTGCTTTATGACTGCGTCCAGTTTCACGGCGGCATGGGTTATATGCGCGAAACACCGGTGGAACGCATGTCACGCGATGCCCGTGTGCAGGCCATCGGCGGCGGGGCGAGCGAAGTCATGTTGGAAGAAGTCGCCAAGCGCATGTGA
- a CDS encoding biotin/lipoyl-binding protein, which yields MSFTRVLIANRGEIARRIQRGCRKLGLESVAVFSDADRDAPFVAEADHAVCIGGAAPSDSYLNVEAILEAARATGAGAVHPGYGFLSENAGFAAAVEAAGLVFIGPEPDAIARMGSKIEAKAAAEAAGVPVLPGYRGEDQSDARLLQEAEALGTPFLVKASAGGGGRGMRLVSDLGDAPEAIASARAEAQSAFGDPAVFLERYAPRARHVEVQVLGDTHGTVLHLGDRDCSLQRNHQKLIEEAPAADLPEAVRDRMRAAAVRLAQAIGYRSAGTVEYLYDPGRGEYYFLEMNTRLQVEHPVTEAITGIDLVEWQLRIARGEPLALTQGDVQFDGHAIEIRIAAENPDENFRPETGEISLWAPPAGVRLDTGVEAGSVVSHHYDSMIAKLIVHAPDRAGAIRQAVVAMDAFAVGGVGLNLAYQRALLTHPDFAAFRHHTSGLPEMFSGGWSEPSADPRDMALAAMALHLHLAPAGASPWESLGSWRLTAPAGWPGAASYWATTKDDQIRVNGSGSVLTAVQPDGQAITVESAALAECRLSGRFDGVPFSRIAYVVRAPSHWRVHLQTPAGMTATDLRTLEDQHLQRATGGSGVADLLSAPMPGAVAEVRVALGDRVKAGDTLVVLEAMKLLQSLPAPVAGVVTEIYCAPGDTVAGHAPLIKLDPEENT from the coding sequence ATGAGCTTCACCCGCGTTCTGATCGCCAACCGGGGCGAGATTGCCCGGCGCATCCAGCGCGGGTGCCGCAAACTGGGGCTGGAAAGCGTAGCGGTGTTTTCGGACGCGGACCGCGACGCGCCCTTCGTGGCCGAGGCCGATCATGCCGTCTGCATCGGTGGGGCCGCCCCGTCGGACAGTTATTTGAACGTCGAGGCCATCCTTGAGGCTGCGCGGGCGACGGGCGCGGGTGCGGTGCACCCGGGCTATGGTTTTCTGTCTGAGAATGCCGGTTTCGCGGCGGCGGTCGAGGCGGCGGGCCTTGTGTTCATCGGGCCGGAACCCGACGCTATCGCGCGGATGGGCTCCAAGATCGAGGCCAAGGCTGCCGCCGAAGCCGCAGGCGTGCCCGTCCTGCCCGGCTATCGCGGCGAGGATCAGTCCGACGCGCGCCTGCTGCAAGAGGCCGAGGCGCTTGGCACCCCCTTTCTGGTCAAGGCCAGCGCCGGCGGCGGCGGACGCGGGATGCGGCTTGTCTCCGATCTGGGCGACGCACCCGAAGCGATTGCATCTGCCCGGGCCGAAGCGCAGAGCGCCTTCGGCGATCCGGCGGTGTTCCTCGAACGCTATGCGCCCCGTGCCCGCCACGTCGAAGTGCAGGTTCTGGGCGACACTCACGGCACCGTGCTGCATCTGGGCGACCGCGATTGTTCGCTGCAACGCAACCACCAAAAGCTGATCGAAGAAGCCCCCGCCGCCGATCTTCCCGAGGCTGTGCGCGACCGCATGCGTGCGGCAGCGGTGCGGTTGGCGCAGGCGATCGGCTATCGCTCCGCCGGGACGGTGGAATACCTCTATGACCCCGGGCGCGGTGAATACTACTTTCTGGAAATGAATACCCGGTTGCAGGTGGAACACCCCGTGACCGAGGCGATCACCGGCATCGATCTGGTCGAATGGCAGTTGCGCATCGCGCGGGGCGAGCCGCTGGCGCTGACGCAAGGCGATGTGCAGTTTGACGGGCACGCCATTGAAATCCGCATCGCCGCCGAAAACCCGGACGAGAATTTCCGCCCCGAAACGGGCGAGATCAGCCTTTGGGCTCCGCCCGCCGGCGTGCGGCTCGATACCGGGGTCGAGGCAGGCTCGGTCGTCAGCCACCATTACGATTCGATGATTGCCAAGCTGATCGTCCACGCGCCGGACCGGGCCGGTGCGATCCGTCAGGCGGTTGTCGCAATGGATGCCTTTGCAGTCGGTGGCGTCGGTCTGAACCTGGCCTATCAGCGCGCGTTGCTGACACACCCGGATTTTGCGGCGTTCCGGCACCATACCTCGGGCCTGCCCGAGATGTTCTCAGGCGGCTGGAGTGAACCGTCCGCTGATCCCCGGGACATGGCCCTTGCCGCGATGGCGCTGCATCTGCATCTCGCCCCGGCGGGCGCGTCGCCCTGGGAAAGCCTGGGGTCATGGCGGCTCACGGCCCCTGCGGGGTGGCCCGGTGCAGCATCCTATTGGGCGACGACCAAAGACGACCAGATCCGCGTAAACGGCTCCGGGTCGGTGTTGACAGCCGTACAGCCGGACGGCCAGGCCATAACGGTCGAGAGCGCCGCTTTAGCCGAATGCCGTCTGAGCGGACGCTTCGACGGGGTTCCATTTTCGCGCATCGCTTACGTCGTGCGCGCGCCGAGTCACTGGCGAGTGCACCTGCAAACCCCTGCTGGAATGACCGCGACAGACCTGCGTACGCTGGAAGACCAGCATCTGCAACGTGCCACCGGCGGGTCTGGCGTCGCTGACCTGTTGTCCGCACCCATGCCCGGCGCCGTGGCCGAGGTGCGCGTCGCACTCGGCGACCGCGTCAAAGCCGGTGACACACTGGTGGTGCTTGAGGCCATGAAGCTGTTGCAAAGCCTGCCCGCGCCGGTCGCGGGCGTGGTGACGGAAATCTATTGTGCACCGGGCGACACGGTTGCCGGGCACGCCCCACTTATCAAGCTCGATCCAGAGGAAAACACATGA
- the tnpB gene encoding IS66 family insertion sequence element accessory protein TnpB (TnpB, as the term is used for proteins encoded by IS66 family insertion elements, is considered an accessory protein, since TnpC, encoded by a neighboring gene, is a DDE family transposase.): MIGPGTGVRVYLACAPTDMRKGIAGLAALAQDVLRQNPASGAVFAFRGRRGDRLKLLYWDGQGFCLYYKVLERGRFPWPAAGDGAVRLTSAQLAMLWEGIDWRRPDWGAPPARVS; encoded by the coding sequence ATGATCGGACCGGGAACGGGGGTTCGGGTCTACTTGGCCTGCGCGCCCACCGACATGCGCAAGGGGATCGCCGGTTTGGCCGCGCTCGCCCAGGACGTTCTGCGCCAAAACCCGGCGAGCGGCGCGGTCTTCGCGTTCCGTGGGCGCCGGGGAGACCGGCTGAAGCTTCTCTACTGGGATGGTCAGGGGTTCTGCCTCTACTACAAGGTCCTGGAGCGAGGCCGCTTCCCGTGGCCCGCCGCCGGAGACGGCGCCGTGAGGCTGACCTCGGCGCAGCTGGCGATGCTCTGGGAAGGCATCGACTGGCGCCGTCCGGACTGGGGTGCGCCTCCGGCCCGGGTGAGCTGA
- a CDS encoding biotin transporter BioY, giving the protein MNLETSQSQTLAKLIQEISIILVGTILLTLSAKIVVPFYPVPMSTQTLVVLGLGLFLGPVRSSLVVVTYLFEGLLGLPVFAGTPPAPAGLAYIAGPTGGYLVGFALAAAAAGWIVQALEGLRPAFRASVAVLFGSILMYCAGLVWLGSFIGYGENLLSAGLYPFLLGDLTKAAIAVALYTGFQNWGRD; this is encoded by the coding sequence ATGAATCTGGAAACCAGTCAAAGCCAAACACTCGCAAAACTTATCCAAGAGATCTCGATAATACTCGTCGGCACAATTCTTCTGACACTATCCGCCAAAATCGTGGTGCCGTTCTACCCCGTACCTATGTCTACACAGACCCTGGTTGTCTTGGGTCTGGGTCTTTTCCTGGGGCCGGTGCGTAGTAGTCTTGTTGTTGTGACATACCTTTTCGAAGGTCTGCTTGGCCTGCCGGTCTTCGCAGGCACGCCTCCGGCGCCGGCCGGACTGGCGTATATTGCGGGTCCCACAGGCGGATACCTGGTAGGCTTCGCACTTGCAGCGGCGGCTGCTGGATGGATTGTTCAAGCACTGGAAGGACTTCGGCCTGCCTTCAGGGCATCTGTCGCGGTCCTTTTTGGGTCGATACTGATGTATTGCGCCGGGCTAGTCTGGTTGGGTAGCTTTATCGGCTATGGCGAAAATTTGCTGAGCGCAGGACTTTACCCGTTCCTTCTTGGGGATCTGACAAAAGCGGCGATCGCTGTGGCTCTGTATACAGGCTTCCAAAATTGGGGCCGTGATTGA